One Vibrio neonatus genomic window carries:
- the aroQ gene encoding type II 3-dehydroquinate dehydratase: MTTKSRVLLLNGPNLNLLGKREPEVYGYATLNDIIHDLQQQADQAGIELTHVQSNREYELIDAIHNAMGEIDFIIINPAAFTHTSVALRDALLGVNIPFIEIHLSNVHAREPFRHHSYLSDKAVGVICGLGAQGYNFALSAAKQHLQAK, translated from the coding sequence TGTTCTACTCCTAAACGGTCCAAACTTAAACCTACTCGGCAAACGAGAGCCAGAAGTTTATGGTTATGCGACATTAAACGATATTATCCATGATCTGCAGCAACAAGCCGATCAAGCAGGAATAGAACTGACACACGTTCAGTCTAATCGTGAATACGAACTCATCGACGCTATCCATAATGCCATGGGAGAGATCGATTTCATTATCATCAACCCAGCCGCATTTACCCACACCAGTGTTGCTCTAAGAGATGCACTACTCGGTGTCAATATTCCGTTTATCGAAATACACCTATCCAACGTACATGCCAGAGAACCATTTCGTCATCACTCCTATCTATCCGATAAAGCGGTTGGAGTGATATGTGGACTCGGGGCACAAGGATACAACTTCGCATTGTCGGCAGCGAAACAACACCTGCAGGCAAAATAA
- the accB gene encoding acetyl-CoA carboxylase biotin carboxyl carrier protein: MDIRKIKKLIELVEESGIAELEISEGEESVRISRHGNAPVAPIQYAAAPAPVAAPAPAAVAPAAAPVAEAPAAPVDAGHKVLSPMVGTFYRAPGPDTKSFVEVGQSISAGDTICIVEAMKMMNQIEADKSGVVTAILVEDGAPVEFDQALIVIE; the protein is encoded by the coding sequence ATGGACATTCGCAAAATAAAGAAGTTAATCGAACTAGTAGAAGAGTCTGGAATTGCAGAACTTGAGATTTCTGAAGGTGAAGAATCAGTACGCATCAGCCGTCACGGCAATGCACCTGTTGCACCAATCCAATATGCAGCAGCACCTGCACCTGTAGCAGCGCCAGCTCCTGCAGCAGTAGCTCCTGCGGCAGCACCTGTTGCTGAAGCGCCTGCAGCTCCTGTAGATGCTGGTCATAAAGTTCTTTCTCCAATGGTAGGTACTTTCTACCGTGCTCCTGGTCCAGATACAAAATCATTTGTAGAAGTAGGCCAATCTATTTCTGCTGGCGACACTATCTGTATCGTTGAAGCAATGAAAATGATGAACCAAATTGAAGCCGATAAATCTGGCGTAGTTACTGCAATTCTTGTTGAAGATGGTGCTCCGGTAGAATTCGACCAAGCTCTGATCGTTATCGAATAA
- the accC gene encoding acetyl-CoA carboxylase biotin carboxylase subunit, with translation MLDKLVIANRGEIALRILRACKELGIKTVAVHSTADRDLKHVLLADESICIGPARGIDSYLNIPRIISAAEVSGAVAIHPGYGFLSENADFAEQVEKSGFIFVGPKAETIRIMGDKVAAINAMKKAGVPCVPGSDGPLDDNDATNKAHAKRIGFPVIIKASGGGGGRGMRVVRSEGELVEAIAMTRAEAKAAFNNDMVYMEKYLENPRHVEVQVIADGQGGAIHLGERDCSMQRRHQKVVEEAPAPGITDDMRKYIGERCTRACLEINYRGAGTFEFLYENGEFYFIEMNTRIQVEHPVTEMVTGVDLIKEQLRVAAGQPLSFTQDDIKIRGHAVECRINAEDPERFLPCPGKIERFHAPGGMGVRWESHIYSGYTVPPHYDSMIGKLITFGENRDVAIARMKNALSEMIIEGIKTNVPLQLDIMNDENFQHGGANIHYLEKKLGLQ, from the coding sequence ATGCTAGACAAATTAGTCATCGCGAACCGAGGCGAAATTGCGCTTCGTATTCTTCGCGCATGTAAAGAGCTAGGTATTAAAACCGTAGCCGTTCACTCAACAGCTGACCGTGATCTTAAACACGTTCTACTTGCTGATGAGTCAATCTGTATCGGTCCTGCTCGCGGTATCGACAGCTACCTAAATATCCCACGTATCATTTCAGCAGCAGAAGTTTCTGGTGCTGTAGCGATCCACCCAGGCTATGGTTTCCTTTCTGAAAATGCAGATTTTGCAGAACAAGTAGAAAAATCAGGCTTCATTTTTGTGGGTCCTAAAGCTGAAACCATCCGCATCATGGGTGACAAAGTTGCTGCTATCAACGCAATGAAAAAAGCGGGCGTACCTTGTGTTCCTGGTTCTGACGGCCCTCTTGATGACAACGATGCAACAAACAAAGCTCATGCTAAGCGCATTGGCTTCCCTGTTATCATCAAAGCATCTGGCGGCGGCGGCGGTCGTGGTATGCGTGTAGTTCGCTCTGAAGGTGAACTAGTAGAAGCTATCGCTATGACTCGCGCAGAAGCAAAAGCTGCTTTCAACAACGATATGGTTTACATGGAGAAATACCTAGAAAACCCTCGTCACGTTGAAGTTCAAGTTATTGCTGATGGCCAAGGTGGCGCAATCCACTTAGGCGAACGTGACTGTTCAATGCAACGTCGTCACCAAAAAGTAGTCGAAGAAGCACCAGCACCAGGTATCACTGACGATATGCGTAAGTACATCGGTGAGCGTTGTACTCGTGCTTGTCTTGAAATCAACTACCGCGGTGCAGGTACTTTTGAGTTCCTATACGAAAACGGCGAGTTCTACTTCATTGAAATGAACACCCGTATTCAGGTAGAGCACCCAGTAACTGAAATGGTAACTGGCGTTGACCTAATTAAAGAGCAACTTCGTGTTGCTGCAGGTCAGCCTCTATCATTCACCCAAGATGACATCAAAATTCGCGGCCATGCTGTTGAATGTCGTATCAATGCTGAAGATCCAGAGCGTTTCCTACCTTGCCCAGGCAAAATCGAACGTTTCCATGCTCCAGGTGGTATGGGTGTTCGTTGGGAATCTCACATCTACTCAGGTTACACAGTGCCACCTCATTACGATTCAATGATTGGTAAACTGATCACCTTTGGTGAGAACCGTGATGTTGCTATCGCACGCATGAAAAACGCACTCAGCGAAATGATCATTGAAGGCATTAAAACTAACGTGCCTCTACAACTCGACATCATGAATGACGAGAACTTCCAACATGGTGGTGCAAACATCCACTATCTTGAGAAGAAGCTTGGTCTGCAATAA